One Balneola sp. DNA window includes the following coding sequences:
- a CDS encoding zinc carboxypeptidase: MKKSVVLAVLGTLLLTSTAWSQVQSPAEFLGYELGEKWTPHYKVLNYFQHVAEESPMVTLTEYGKTNEGRELVYAVVTSQGNHQNLEEIRVNNLRLADLEEGTPTTNQKAIVWLSYNVHGNETSSSEAALNTVYKLVAENAGWLENTVVIMDPMVNPDGRDRYVNWFRSVVGEEKNVHPETREHNEPWPGGRTNHYYFDLNRDWAWQTQVESQQRVKVYNQWMPHVHVDFHEQGYNSPYYFAPAAEPMHMAITDWQRDFQTMIGKNHTKYFDEENWLYFTREVFDLFYPSYGDTWPTFNGAIGMTYEQAGHSSGGRGVITAEGDTLTLKDRLTHHSVSGLSTIEITSQNHQKVIQEFSDYFTSTTQNGAGEYKTFIVKKSSNPDKVSSLLRYLLNQEIEFGVASRSSNANGYDYSNGETGRVSIEEGDYVISTYQPKGTLVRVLFEPKPELADSLTYDITAWETHYAYGVDGYAIKGQVETRPLSMSMEDELTPVIDKPYAYLAKWNSIEDLRYLARLLDEGVAVRYAEKAFSLNGKQYAPGTLIITRNGNEQLGSNFDQIVKDEAGLLNRIVTPVATGFVDSGKDFGSSSVRYIEAPKVALLSGDGTSSNMVGHIWNYFDQQINYPVNLIDAEDVGSVDWSDYHVMILPDTYGVLGSDELETITDWVRDGGTLIALGNANNDLVGKDGFNLELKEREEEIEGENPEDKLQKYGEASRERAQYSNPGSIYEITMDTSHPLAFGYEEEYMSLKLGSSAYDYLENGWNVGAAKPGAHRSGFVGNKAKESLEHTLAFGVQNMGRGNVVYMVDNPLFRGFWHNGKLLFGNAVFFVGN, translated from the coding sequence ATGAAGAAATCTGTTGTTTTAGCTGTTTTAGGAACTCTTTTACTAACATCAACCGCATGGTCTCAGGTGCAGTCGCCCGCTGAATTTTTGGGTTATGAGTTAGGAGAAAAGTGGACCCCTCACTATAAAGTTCTGAACTATTTCCAGCATGTGGCGGAGGAATCGCCAATGGTTACGCTGACTGAATATGGAAAAACCAATGAAGGGCGTGAGTTGGTATATGCTGTAGTTACATCCCAAGGAAATCACCAAAACCTGGAAGAAATACGTGTCAATAATTTACGGCTGGCCGATTTAGAGGAAGGGACTCCTACCACGAATCAAAAAGCAATTGTATGGCTGAGCTATAACGTACACGGCAATGAGACTTCATCCAGCGAGGCTGCCCTTAATACGGTGTATAAATTAGTAGCTGAAAATGCCGGCTGGTTAGAAAATACGGTTGTGATCATGGATCCAATGGTAAATCCGGATGGTCGTGATCGCTACGTGAATTGGTTTAGAAGTGTGGTTGGTGAAGAGAAAAACGTTCATCCCGAAACCAGAGAGCACAATGAACCGTGGCCGGGTGGGCGAACCAATCACTACTATTTTGATTTGAATCGCGATTGGGCATGGCAAACACAGGTAGAAAGTCAGCAGCGGGTTAAAGTTTACAACCAATGGATGCCTCATGTTCATGTTGATTTCCACGAGCAGGGTTACAACTCTCCCTATTACTTTGCACCTGCAGCAGAGCCAATGCATATGGCGATTACGGACTGGCAGCGTGACTTCCAGACGATGATTGGGAAAAATCACACCAAGTATTTTGATGAAGAAAACTGGCTTTATTTCACCCGCGAAGTTTTTGACTTGTTCTATCCCAGCTACGGCGATACCTGGCCTACTTTCAACGGTGCTATTGGGATGACCTACGAACAAGCCGGGCACAGCTCCGGTGGCCGTGGAGTGATAACAGCCGAAGGGGATACGTTGACACTGAAAGACCGCCTTACTCATCACAGCGTAAGCGGATTGTCAACGATAGAAATCACTTCTCAAAATCACCAAAAGGTGATACAGGAATTCTCTGATTACTTTACGAGTACTACCCAAAATGGTGCGGGTGAGTACAAGACATTCATTGTGAAGAAGAGCAGCAATCCGGATAAAGTATCCAGCCTTTTGCGCTACTTGTTAAATCAGGAAATTGAGTTTGGTGTTGCCTCCCGCTCCTCCAATGCAAATGGCTATGACTACAGCAACGGTGAAACCGGACGAGTGTCTATAGAGGAAGGAGATTATGTAATAAGTACCTATCAACCCAAAGGCACATTAGTGCGTGTATTATTTGAGCCGAAGCCGGAATTAGCTGATTCCCTTACTTACGACATTACTGCCTGGGAAACACATTATGCCTATGGGGTAGATGGATATGCAATCAAAGGACAGGTAGAAACCCGCCCACTTTCCATGAGTATGGAAGACGAGCTCACACCCGTTATAGACAAACCCTATGCCTACCTCGCAAAATGGAATTCCATAGAAGATTTAAGATATCTGGCCAGGCTGCTGGATGAAGGAGTCGCCGTTCGATATGCAGAAAAAGCTTTTAGCTTGAACGGAAAGCAATATGCACCCGGAACGCTCATTATCACCCGAAATGGAAATGAACAGCTGGGCAGTAACTTTGATCAAATCGTTAAAGATGAAGCCGGATTATTGAATCGAATTGTCACCCCGGTGGCTACTGGTTTTGTGGATTCAGGTAAAGACTTTGGGTCCTCGTCAGTTCGATATATCGAAGCCCCTAAAGTTGCACTTCTTTCCGGTGACGGAACCAGTTCAAACATGGTAGGCCACATTTGGAATTACTTTGATCAGCAGATTAATTACCCCGTGAATTTGATTGATGCTGAAGATGTTGGCTCAGTAGATTGGAGTGATTATCATGTAATGATATTGCCGGACACCTATGGAGTTTTGGGTAGCGATGAGCTTGAAACTATCACAGATTGGGTTCGAGATGGTGGTACACTCATAGCCTTGGGCAATGCAAATAATGATCTGGTTGGTAAGGATGGTTTTAATCTGGAGCTCAAGGAAAGAGAAGAAGAAATTGAAGGTGAAAATCCTGAAGATAAGCTTCAAAAATATGGAGAGGCCTCACGGGAACGAGCTCAATATTCGAATCCCGGCAGTATTTATGAAATCACGATGGACACTTCGCATCCACTCGCATTTGGGTATGAGGAAGAATATATGTCGCTAAAGCTGGGATCCTCAGCATACGATTATTTAGAAAATGGCTGGAATGTTGGCGCAGCAAAGCCTGGAGCGCACCGAAGTGGTTTTGTAGGAAATAAAGCCAAAGAATCTTTAGAGCATACCTTAGCCTTTGGAGTTCAAAATATGGGTAGGGGGAATGTAGTTTATATGGTAGATAATCCATTGTTCCGCGGGTTCTGGCATAATGGTAAACTGCTTTTTGGGAATGCTGTTTTCTTTGTTGGAAACTAA
- a CDS encoding O-succinylhomoserine sulfhydrylase: protein MKRKETKAIRTQTERTKFGEHATPIYMTSSYVFDNAEHMRAMFAGEEDGNVYSRYSNPTVDEFIDKIALLEGAEAGWATASGMAAVFSTFAALLDAGDEVLSSRSVFGSTHKLFTQIFPKWNIKTNYVSAGEMDTWEDAITPNTKIIYLETPSNPALDIIDMAKAKEIAEKHNLIYVVDNCFTTPVIQNPIEFGADLVIHSATKYIDGQGRGLGGAIVGKQELIDEIEAFARHSGPCLSPFNAWMLSKSLETLQIRMERHSQNALEVAKRLQDHDQVEWVKYPFLETHPAYDIAQKQMSMGGGIVTFGIKGGLEAGKNFLDSLEMLSLTANLGDSRTIATHPASTTHSKLSEEERQMVGITQGLIRLSIGLEHVEDIWEDVDQAL from the coding sequence ATGAAACGTAAGGAAACAAAAGCCATCCGCACCCAAACCGAACGCACAAAGTTTGGAGAGCACGCCACGCCTATTTACATGACCTCCAGCTATGTGTTTGACAATGCCGAGCACATGCGAGCTATGTTTGCAGGAGAGGAAGATGGGAATGTGTATAGCCGGTACTCAAACCCCACTGTAGATGAGTTTATTGATAAAATTGCTTTACTGGAAGGAGCGGAAGCCGGATGGGCAACGGCCTCCGGAATGGCTGCTGTATTTTCAACCTTTGCAGCTCTGTTAGATGCCGGTGATGAGGTGCTTTCGTCCCGATCTGTATTTGGCTCAACCCATAAATTATTTACCCAGATTTTTCCGAAGTGGAACATAAAGACCAATTATGTGTCAGCCGGAGAAATGGACACTTGGGAAGATGCCATCACCCCAAACACTAAAATTATCTACCTCGAAACCCCATCGAATCCGGCGCTGGATATCATCGACATGGCGAAGGCCAAAGAGATCGCGGAAAAGCACAATCTTATTTACGTAGTTGATAATTGCTTTACCACCCCGGTGATTCAAAACCCGATTGAATTTGGGGCTGATTTGGTTATTCACTCTGCTACGAAGTACATAGATGGGCAAGGTCGTGGTTTGGGTGGCGCGATTGTAGGAAAGCAGGAGCTTATTGATGAAATTGAAGCCTTTGCGAGGCATTCAGGGCCCTGCCTCTCGCCATTCAATGCATGGATGCTTTCTAAGAGTTTAGAGACCTTGCAGATTCGTATGGAGCGTCATTCTCAAAACGCCCTTGAAGTTGCGAAACGGCTCCAGGATCACGATCAGGTGGAATGGGTAAAATATCCATTTTTGGAAACTCATCCGGCATACGACATCGCCCAAAAACAAATGTCGATGGGCGGGGGAATTGTGACTTTTGGAATCAAGGGTGGATTGGAGGCAGGTAAGAACTTTCTGGACTCACTTGAAATGCTATCTCTGACTGCTAATCTGGGTGACTCAAGAACCATCGCCACACATCCCGCTTCTACAACTCATTCCAAACTTTCGGAAGAAGAACGCCAAATGGTTGGCATTACTCAGGGACTCATTCGCCTGTCAATTGGGCTTGAGCATGTGGAAGATATCTGGGAAGATGTAGATCAGGCGTTGTGA
- the smc gene encoding chromosome segregation protein SMC, giving the protein MYISELDLQGFKSFAHKTKVKFDSGITSIVGPNGCGKSNIVDALRWVLGEQRPSLLRSSAMANVIFNGTAQKKALGMAEVSLTFVNDKGILPIEYSEVTITRRLYRSGDSEYLINNTSCRLKDIMELFMDTGMGSDAYSVIELRMVEEILNDKNNDRRRLFEEAAGVTKYKDQRKKTIRKLESTRKDLQRVDDLLVELRKKARSLEIQAEKAEKAKVYKDELEIKDKALTLHEFNKIKSELEPLKERISNADKEKKEITKAAEDLEEADEKSRKELIEKEKQQAEAQRRVSQLHNAIREADTNLRITKEKIENEKKVITEYGKDIEQGKKDLKELNELLDSSRKKLESFDDDLDKSEKALEDSKKKYGQIQQQYNRERSELYEIEVQISATNNELNQLQTKRIKIESRLENTEGDLERINNEIVDLNDEIDNMNGEQGLIEKKLEKLVVERDELEEELETSREKREQFAEKQNEIKDELRTLQSKRESLESEIRLMNDLASSNEAFPGSVKFLIENHRFEFKEMTTVSEVFNTDEKHAVALESVLGDVLNFVVVKTLDEAKQAAKILKENDKGRATFIPLDQLAATYPVKDGSLFDQVKSKREYSALKQLLLGNAMVFDSVEDAYAGTKKDDELIGVTYEGEVVTNSRFFQSGSKSKNAGIRVGLKDKIEKLEKEEAKTTKEISKLEDYLQQIVEKYEKLDIGELSKSLKEKEQEVRRLEQQQHSLSSKVQVYQKNIGELVNRKDNLKSSEGTAQEELDSIQPKQKELQQKMLEMDEKQQEKKELLETLEEERSIAQTRYNDTQLKHQDLKNKVENLEREVQRAESGIENVERRIKTRTSMTEESKEEIETLSARIKELQASIEKNAEAKEKADEALQKAEEAAAKQRGKINEIEKELKEVRRKKEVNMELVHHLDMACEKMEMQSQALSDHIWETYGILMKQIEGAEMPEDKTPEEVKERISWLKQKLNSIGEVNPLAIEEYKEEKERLDFYEEQIQDLAEAEEQLLETIDEINETATQRFNTTFERIRVNFQKVFKTLFEADDYCDLIIEEDVEDPLEARIEIKAQPRGKRPSGISQLSGGEKTLTAIALLFAIYLVKPSPFCVLDEVDAPLDDANIERFAKMIKEFSEQTQFIIITHNKKTMSKAEMMYGVTMPVTGVSRLVGVKLDEVEDVL; this is encoded by the coding sequence ATGTATATATCCGAACTCGATCTTCAGGGATTCAAAAGTTTCGCCCATAAAACAAAGGTGAAGTTTGATAGCGGAATTACGTCTATTGTAGGCCCCAATGGTTGTGGGAAGTCTAATATTGTTGATGCACTGAGATGGGTTTTGGGCGAGCAGCGACCTTCCTTGTTACGTTCCTCTGCGATGGCTAACGTTATTTTTAATGGAACTGCTCAGAAGAAAGCCCTTGGGATGGCTGAAGTATCCCTGACTTTTGTGAATGACAAAGGGATTCTGCCAATCGAGTATAGCGAGGTAACCATTACCCGTAGGCTTTACCGCTCCGGAGATAGTGAATATCTGATTAATAACACTTCCTGCCGGCTTAAAGATATTATGGAGCTTTTTATGGACACGGGGATGGGTTCAGATGCCTACTCTGTGATTGAGCTCAGGATGGTTGAAGAAATTCTTAATGATAAAAACAACGACCGCCGTCGTTTGTTTGAGGAAGCCGCCGGTGTTACCAAGTATAAAGATCAGCGAAAGAAAACCATCCGAAAGCTGGAATCAACGCGGAAGGATTTACAACGGGTTGATGATTTATTGGTTGAACTCCGCAAAAAAGCTCGGTCTCTTGAAATTCAAGCTGAAAAAGCTGAAAAGGCAAAGGTTTATAAAGATGAACTTGAGATCAAAGACAAAGCGCTGACCCTTCATGAGTTCAACAAGATAAAGTCGGAGCTGGAGCCTCTTAAAGAGCGTATCTCCAATGCAGATAAAGAAAAGAAGGAGATTACAAAAGCTGCTGAAGATCTGGAAGAGGCCGATGAGAAGTCCCGTAAGGAACTCATTGAAAAAGAGAAGCAGCAGGCCGAGGCACAGCGCCGGGTAAGTCAACTCCATAATGCTATTCGGGAGGCTGACACCAATCTCCGAATCACCAAAGAGAAAATTGAGAACGAGAAAAAGGTGATTACGGAATATGGCAAAGACATTGAGCAGGGAAAAAAGGATTTAAAGGAACTCAACGAACTGCTCGATTCAAGTCGTAAAAAGCTGGAATCTTTTGATGATGATTTAGATAAATCAGAGAAAGCGCTCGAAGATTCGAAGAAGAAATACGGACAGATTCAGCAGCAATATAATCGTGAACGATCTGAGCTTTATGAGATCGAGGTGCAGATTAGTGCTACCAATAACGAACTCAATCAACTTCAAACCAAACGGATTAAAATTGAGAGCCGCCTGGAAAATACCGAAGGCGATTTAGAGCGAATTAATAACGAGATTGTTGATCTGAATGATGAGATCGACAACATGAATGGCGAGCAAGGGCTGATTGAAAAGAAACTCGAAAAACTGGTTGTAGAGCGGGATGAGCTTGAGGAAGAATTAGAAACATCCCGCGAAAAACGAGAGCAGTTTGCCGAGAAGCAGAACGAAATTAAAGACGAGCTCCGCACCCTTCAAAGTAAAAGAGAATCGCTGGAATCTGAGATCCGATTGATGAACGATCTCGCCAGTTCGAATGAAGCTTTTCCAGGCAGCGTAAAATTCCTGATTGAGAATCACCGATTTGAATTCAAGGAAATGACGACTGTTTCAGAAGTTTTTAATACCGATGAAAAGCATGCCGTCGCCCTCGAGTCTGTGCTTGGTGATGTCCTGAACTTCGTGGTTGTTAAAACACTGGATGAGGCCAAGCAAGCAGCTAAAATCCTTAAAGAAAATGATAAAGGCCGAGCGACTTTTATTCCGCTCGACCAGCTTGCAGCAACCTATCCCGTTAAAGATGGAAGTCTTTTTGATCAGGTGAAATCGAAGCGGGAATATTCTGCCTTGAAGCAGTTACTGCTTGGGAATGCCATGGTTTTTGATTCCGTGGAGGATGCTTACGCCGGCACTAAGAAAGATGATGAACTTATTGGCGTGACCTATGAAGGCGAAGTAGTCACCAATTCCCGATTCTTCCAAAGTGGAAGCAAAAGTAAAAATGCCGGAATTCGCGTTGGACTGAAAGACAAAATCGAGAAGCTCGAGAAAGAGGAAGCCAAGACTACCAAAGAAATTTCCAAGCTTGAAGATTACCTTCAGCAAATTGTAGAGAAATACGAAAAGCTGGATATTGGGGAGCTCAGTAAATCACTCAAAGAGAAAGAGCAGGAAGTCCGCCGACTGGAGCAGCAACAGCACAGCTTATCTTCCAAAGTTCAGGTATATCAAAAGAATATTGGCGAACTGGTAAATCGTAAAGATAACCTGAAAAGCAGTGAAGGGACTGCTCAGGAAGAACTGGATTCCATTCAGCCCAAACAAAAAGAACTGCAGCAGAAAATGCTGGAGATGGATGAAAAGCAGCAGGAGAAAAAAGAACTTCTTGAAACGCTGGAAGAAGAACGCTCCATAGCCCAAACCCGATATAACGACACTCAGCTAAAGCATCAGGATCTTAAAAATAAAGTTGAGAACCTGGAGCGGGAAGTTCAACGAGCAGAATCCGGCATTGAGAATGTAGAACGGCGAATCAAAACCCGTACTTCCATGACCGAGGAAAGTAAGGAAGAGATTGAAACGCTGAGTGCCCGTATCAAAGAGCTTCAAGCCAGTATTGAGAAGAATGCCGAGGCCAAAGAGAAGGCGGATGAAGCTCTTCAGAAAGCGGAAGAAGCGGCAGCCAAACAGCGAGGCAAAATCAATGAAATTGAGAAGGAGCTGAAGGAAGTCCGCCGAAAGAAAGAGGTGAATATGGAGCTGGTTCACCACCTTGATATGGCGTGTGAAAAAATGGAGATGCAAAGTCAGGCTCTTTCCGATCACATCTGGGAAACGTATGGAATCCTGATGAAGCAGATTGAGGGCGCTGAAATGCCTGAAGATAAAACGCCGGAAGAAGTTAAGGAGCGCATCAGCTGGCTAAAGCAGAAATTGAATAGCATTGGCGAAGTTAACCCGCTGGCCATCGAAGAATATAAAGAAGAGAAAGAGCGCCTTGATTTCTATGAAGAACAAATTCAGGATTTAGCAGAGGCCGAAGAGCAGCTTCTCGAAACCATTGACGAGATCAACGAAACAGCAACCCAGCGGTTTAATACTACCTTTGAGCGCATCCGTGTAAACTTCCAAAAGGTTTTCAAGACTCTTTTTGAAGCGGATGACTACTGCGATCTGATTATTGAGGAAGATGTAGAAGATCCGCTGGAAGCTCGTATTGAAATTAAAGCTCAACCTCGCGGTAAACGCCCATCCGGGATTTCCCAGCTTTCAGGCGGAGAAAAAACGCTGACCGCAATTGCACTTCTATTTGCTATCTATCTGGTAAAACCTTCCCCGTTTTGTGTTTTGGATGAGGTTGACGCTCCACTGGATGACGCTAATATCGAGCGCTTTGCTAAAATGATTAAAGAGTTTAGCGAGCAGACTCAGTTTATCATCATCACACACAACAAAAAGACCATGAGTAAGGCTGAGATGATGTACGGAGTCACTATGCCGGTCACCGGTGTAAGTCGCCTTGTTGGGGTGAAGCTGGACGAAGTGGAAGATGTGCTGTAA
- a CDS encoding four helix bundle protein, with amino-acid sequence MKSYTDLDIYKMAYELALEVHKLTMTLPKYEMYEQGSQVRRSLKSIKDNIAEGYGRRRYKDEFIRFLIFANSSCDETVSQLNMISDIHFKENPLTDLLNRYDILGRKINSFINYVETSWKIN; translated from the coding sequence ATGAAAAGTTATACAGACTTAGATATATACAAGATGGCTTATGAGCTGGCACTTGAAGTTCATAAACTCACAATGACCCTTCCGAAATACGAAATGTATGAGCAGGGGAGTCAAGTTCGTCGTTCATTGAAAAGCATAAAAGATAACATAGCAGAAGGGTATGGGAGAAGACGGTATAAAGATGAGTTTATTCGATTCCTGATTTTTGCTAATTCTTCTTGCGACGAAACAGTCTCTCAGCTCAACATGATCAGTGATATTCACTTTAAAGAAAATCCTCTTACTGATTTATTGAACAGATACGATATATTAGGACGCAAAATTAATAGTTTCATCAATTATGTTGAAACGAGCTGGAAAATAAACTAA
- a CDS encoding ribosome recycling factor, with protein MISQELQEIIDEADLHMDEATGYFKKELSHVRAGKASPALLEGIKVEYYGSQTPLQQLANVSAPEARLLVVQPYDKSAMEDIEKGIMSAGLGLNPNNDGERILIPLPVLTEERRKELVKHSKDIAEKAKISIRNTRRDANDSIKKKVESESLSEDSKFEAESEVQTLTDKYTAKVDELVEKKEKEIMTV; from the coding sequence ATGATATCGCAAGAATTACAAGAAATTATTGATGAAGCTGACCTCCATATGGACGAAGCAACAGGATATTTTAAAAAAGAATTATCACATGTAAGGGCAGGAAAAGCTAGCCCGGCTCTGCTTGAGGGCATCAAAGTAGAATATTATGGTTCCCAAACACCGCTACAGCAGCTTGCTAATGTAAGTGCTCCCGAAGCTCGCCTGCTGGTTGTACAGCCTTATGATAAAAGTGCCATGGAAGATATTGAAAAAGGAATTATGTCGGCCGGACTTGGACTCAACCCAAACAACGATGGCGAGCGTATTTTAATCCCACTTCCTGTTTTGACTGAAGAACGTCGTAAGGAATTGGTCAAGCATTCAAAAGACATTGCTGAAAAAGCAAAAATCAGCATCCGAAATACACGCCGTGACGCCAATGACTCCATCAAGAAAAAAGTAGAAAGCGAGTCCCTTTCTGAAGATTCAAAGTTCGAAGCTGAATCAGAAGTGCAGACACTTACTGACAAATACACTGCCAAAGTGGATGAGTTAGTTGAGAAGAAAGAAAAAGAAATAATGACTGTGTAA
- the sucB gene encoding 2-oxoglutarate dehydrogenase, E2 component, dihydrolipoamide succinyltransferase, whose protein sequence is MAKVEVVMPQMGESVMEGTVIEWAKNVGDTVEVDETLLEVATDKVDTEVPSPEAGVLVEVLAEEGDVIEVGKPIAIIETDADAAGDVSSGGTDEAKAEEPATEESEPEEESAPAPSSGGGDEGERIEVQMPQMGESVVEATVIGWSKQVGDKVEEDETLLEISTDKVDSEVPSPTAGTLVEILAEENDTIEVGQTIAIIATGEGASASPKSSSSAPKKEDKAEPAKQETQPAAVSSNGSSGGSEPQRVGDDGRFYSPLVRSIAKEEGISQQELESIDGSGQGGRVSKKDILAYVDDRKSGKVSAPAQQSKPSGGGLSKPTSTSKSSDGSISAGQLDVSHSPSGDVEIIKMDRMRKMIAEHMVRSKQTSAHVTTFAEVDVTNMVRWRNANKGKFFDKTGTKLTFTPLFVEAIITGMLEFPLINSSVNGDEIHLKKDINFGLAVALGTGGEGGLIVPVIKKAQEKNLVGLANAVNEVAEKARSKKLSPDDLVGGTITLTNYGSVGNLMGTPIINQPQVAIIGTGAIEKRPVVMETEAGDVIAIRHMMYLSMSYDHRIIDGAHGGAFLNRIKEILEDFDMDRSV, encoded by the coding sequence ATGGCGAAGGTAGAAGTGGTTATGCCCCAAATGGGCGAATCGGTAATGGAAGGCACAGTAATAGAGTGGGCCAAAAACGTTGGTGATACTGTTGAGGTGGATGAAACCTTGCTCGAAGTTGCTACCGATAAGGTAGACACTGAGGTGCCCTCTCCTGAGGCGGGTGTACTTGTTGAAGTACTTGCTGAAGAAGGAGATGTGATTGAAGTAGGAAAACCGATTGCCATTATTGAAACCGATGCAGATGCTGCAGGGGATGTATCCTCTGGTGGAACTGATGAAGCTAAAGCCGAAGAGCCGGCTACAGAAGAATCTGAGCCTGAAGAAGAGTCTGCCCCGGCACCAAGCTCAGGTGGTGGAGACGAAGGCGAACGTATTGAAGTTCAAATGCCTCAAATGGGTGAGTCTGTTGTTGAAGCTACAGTAATCGGCTGGTCAAAGCAGGTAGGCGATAAGGTAGAAGAAGACGAAACACTTTTAGAGATCTCAACTGATAAGGTTGATAGCGAAGTACCTTCTCCAACGGCAGGTACACTGGTTGAAATTCTCGCCGAAGAAAATGACACGATTGAGGTTGGTCAAACCATCGCAATAATTGCTACAGGTGAGGGTGCTTCGGCCAGTCCTAAATCAAGCAGCTCAGCTCCTAAGAAAGAAGACAAAGCTGAGCCGGCTAAACAAGAAACACAGCCTGCTGCGGTTTCTTCAAATGGAAGTTCCGGTGGGTCAGAGCCACAGCGTGTAGGTGATGATGGAAGATTTTATTCACCACTAGTTCGGTCAATAGCAAAAGAAGAAGGAATCAGTCAGCAAGAACTTGAGAGTATTGATGGCTCAGGTCAAGGTGGACGGGTTTCTAAAAAAGATATTCTGGCATATGTAGATGATCGAAAATCCGGGAAAGTTTCTGCACCAGCACAGCAGAGCAAACCTTCAGGTGGTGGACTTAGTAAGCCAACTTCAACATCGAAGTCTTCAGACGGGTCAATATCAGCAGGTCAGCTGGATGTATCTCACTCACCTTCCGGTGATGTTGAGATTATAAAAATGGACCGCATGCGGAAGATGATTGCGGAGCATATGGTTCGGTCAAAACAGACCTCTGCTCATGTAACTACTTTTGCTGAGGTGGATGTTACTAATATGGTGCGATGGAGAAATGCCAATAAAGGCAAGTTCTTTGATAAAACCGGCACTAAACTGACATTTACTCCACTGTTTGTAGAAGCTATTATAACAGGGATGCTTGAATTTCCACTAATTAACAGTTCTGTAAATGGTGATGAAATTCACCTTAAGAAAGACATTAACTTTGGCCTTGCGGTAGCGCTTGGAACCGGAGGTGAAGGCGGACTGATTGTGCCTGTAATTAAGAAAGCTCAGGAGAAAAACCTGGTTGGTCTTGCAAATGCAGTTAATGAAGTAGCTGAAAAAGCCCGAAGCAAGAAATTAAGTCCTGATGACTTGGTAGGCGGTACTATCACTTTAACCAATTACGGAAGTGTTGGGAACTTGATGGGTACACCAATTATAAATCAGCCACAAGTTGCCATTATTGGAACCGGCGCTATTGAAAAACGCCCCGTTGTTATGGAAACCGAAGCCGGAGATGTAATTGCGATCCGTCATATGATGTATCTATCTATGAGTTATGATCACCGAATTATTGACGGCGCCCATGGCGGAGCTTTCTTGAATCGCATCAAAGAGATTCTGGAAGATTTTGATATGGATCGTTCGGTTTAA
- a CDS encoding pantoate--beta-alanine ligase, translated as MKQIASINEIREAVAGLRADGKTIAFVPTMGALHEGHLSLIRLAKENADEVVVSIYVNPEQFGPNEDFESYPRQMEEDLKACEKEGVAAVFTPNDEIMYGSDKKYLSIKIDTLNEHMDGVSRPGFFEGIVLVVNKLFNIIKPDFAVFGQKDIQQFQILSQMVEEFNHNIKLIAGPIARANDGLALSSRNAYLSDQERKIAPSLYRALQYVEKQIRDGVDEPSLLLKHQQDELEAKGFKNDYLNVFSQKEMHPVEKLEPGKTYILAGAVYLGKTRLIDNIILDL; from the coding sequence ATGAAGCAAATTGCATCCATAAATGAAATTCGAGAAGCGGTTGCCGGTTTAAGAGCCGATGGCAAAACCATAGCTTTTGTGCCAACTATGGGTGCTTTGCATGAAGGACACTTATCACTGATCCGTTTAGCTAAAGAGAATGCTGACGAGGTAGTTGTCTCAATTTATGTAAATCCCGAGCAGTTTGGCCCTAATGAAGATTTTGAGAGCTATCCCCGCCAAATGGAAGAAGACTTGAAGGCCTGTGAAAAGGAAGGCGTTGCAGCGGTTTTTACTCCAAATGACGAAATCATGTATGGCTCAGATAAAAAATATTTGAGCATCAAGATAGATACGCTTAATGAACATATGGATGGGGTAAGTCGCCCCGGTTTTTTTGAAGGGATTGTGTTGGTGGTGAATAAACTCTTTAACATTATAAAACCGGATTTTGCCGTGTTCGGGCAAAAAGATATCCAGCAGTTTCAGATCCTTTCCCAAATGGTGGAAGAATTCAACCATAACATAAAACTGATTGCCGGACCTATTGCACGTGCTAATGATGGGTTAGCTCTTAGTAGCCGTAACGCTTACTTGAGTGATCAGGAGCGGAAGATTGCGCCAAGTCTATATCGGGCACTGCAGTATGTAGAGAAGCAAATTCGGGATGGAGTGGATGAGCCCTCATTATTGTTAAAACACCAGCAGGATGAGTTGGAAGCGAAAGGATTCAAAAATGATTATCTTAATGTGTTTTCACAGAAAGAGATGCATCCAGTAGAGAAATTGGAGCCTGGGAAAACATATATACTCGCCGGCGCTGTTTATTTAGGAAAGACTCGCCTCATTGATAATATAATTTTAGACCTCTGA